In Cicer arietinum cultivar CDC Frontier isolate Library 1 chromosome 7, Cicar.CDCFrontier_v2.0, whole genome shotgun sequence, the genomic window tgaacatctacaaattaataaaactatatcATAACATATCatttaatacttaaaataaatttacaaacacaataaaatatttaaattaattaaattagtagcaaattttcaaacataatcTAACAACTAAATTTCAATTGTAcatcaattaataaataaataaataaaaatatttatgtcacGTCAATAAGTTGAATTTGCATCGTGggttcaaaaattaaatttgttattcAAACAGAACATAATTGGGTTTCACTAAATTGATTCGGATTagactcaaaatttaaataagttgGTTCAAAATGCGGATTAAATTGATTCGAATGCCTAGTAATATGTAGATCGTAGAGTTGTATTTTATAGTGTTGTCTTTAGTTAGgtattaaaatagttatttatttatttatttataattttttgttatggtttgcaaaaaagaattataaaataatatttttttaaaccaccaaaattaataatttgttgttatatttttttcaccTGAATTAAAACTCAAATCCTCCAAATCTTAACCTTCTTTGAgctataatttattaaaattgtattggAGAGTGACATATTAAATCACGTCTTAAAGAGAATAATCATTGTGAGACTTTCATATTATAACTCCTCTAAAAATATTacaacattaaatatatttatcactTCTCTTATtgtgtattatttatttattccatTTCTAATCGATCTAAAATCCAtcaaaatataatcaatttgttcatcatctatatatatatatatataatatatatatatatatatatatatatatatacaaaaaaaaattatatatatatatatatatatatatatatatagtatgtataatgacacaaacatcCAACATAACATTACAAGACAAAGTTCATTATGATTATACAacagaaaaaataaatgtatggtcaaaatatttgttattcaCATTTTACAGGGAATTAAAACAAGATGGGACCTACAAATTCATCTGTTGCAGCTTTATCTGAAAGTGAATATGAGTTGGTGAAAAACATCATCGACATTGAAGTCTTAGAAGAGTTAAATTTATCTGATTGTAGCATCTACAAAGTTCCTCACAATCTTAGAGAAGTGGAACCAAAAGCTTACACTCCTCATTTAATCTCAATTGGTCCAATTCACCTTGAAAAAAAAGAACTTGAACCGATGCAACAACACAAAAAAAGGTACTTCCATTTCTTCTATGAACGTGTATCCAATCAAGAAACCATGAAGAATTACAAACTCTACCTTGAAAACAAAGAACAAGAAATCAGAAAATGTTATGCAGAGAAATTTCCAAACATAAGCAAAGAAAAGTTCATAGAAAATGTGTTGCTGGATTCTGTTTTCATCATGGAACTTTTGTTAAGAAACCGTTCATTTAAATCAGATGGAACAAAACATGAACATGATTACGTGGCGAGCAAGTCATTTAGATTTAAACACAGTGATGATTATATTTTAACACAAGCTTGGTTAAGCAAAAGCATAACAAGGGATTTGATATTATTGGAAAATCAGTTacctttttttgttttaatgaaGCTTTATGATACTGTTGTCCCTATTGACAACAAAAAAACAGAACATGAAAGTTTTCTTGATCTTGCACTTGAGTATTTTGCTTTCTACGATACTCAGAAATCTTCTTCACAAGAAACTAAGCTTGTTTTGGATAAGAATCAAactaagaaatatttttatgtaagtGGTTTACTTGGTGATGTTGGTAattccaaaaagaaaaaatcttTGAAAAATAGTACTCATCACAAAGAAAGGTTTATTCAAGGTCCAAAACATTTCACTGATTTAATAAGGTTTTTTTACCTTCCTTCTGACTTAGGAAAAAGTGGTTGTTCTCATACTTTTCCAAGAACAGTGACAAAGTTAATGGAATCTGGTGTGACTTTTGAGAAAGTTGTGGAAAAAAGATTACTTGACATAAAATTTGATAAGAAAAAGTTTCTAAGTTCTTTTCTATGTTTAGGTTGTTTACCATCTTTTTCATGTTTGAATCATTTCAAAGCACGTTTAAGGATACCACAATTGAAAGTTGATTACACAACAGAATGTGTTTTAAGGAACCTTATTGCATTGGAACAATGTGAGTATCAAGAACAACCTTATATATGTAACTATGTTTCACTTATTGATTCATTGATTCATACACAAGTTGATGTTGATATGTTGGTTGAGAAGGAAGTGATTGTGCATGAAATGGGGAGTGATAAGGAAGTAGCGGTTCTGGTGAATGGACTTTGTAAACATGTTGTGGTGAATTCAACATGTTATTATGAGATTATTAATGAGCTTAATAAACATTATCAGAATATTTGGAACCGTACTATGGCTGCATTGTGGTTGGTGTATTTCAGAGATGCTTGGAGAGCTAGTTCAACTTTGGTTGGGATTGCTTTTCTTGTTTATACTGCTTTCAACTTTGTTCGTCTTGCCAAATTTCTATTCAATTAGAAAATAATATGCATTTCATATGTGTGTCTTTTGTAACTTATTGCATGTAGGAATCAATGAATAAATTAGTAGTGTCTCATCTTATGTaatctattctcaaaattaagtatTAAATTCTGAATTGTAATTGTGTCACTATTTACAAGCTATTGAACTTGCCTTAACCTAATCATTATTGAATTCTCTATATTATTAACAGAGTTTTTGTGGAGGCAAACAAACATGATCAATCAAATTCTTGTTAAAACCACCATTTTTAGCTAAGTggtcaattttttaattaattttaaaaaaaaaagtatattgaaAAAAGTTGTTGTGGGATCCCATTGATATGGATGTGGTTCCTATCAACATCACTTTATAAAAAGGTGAAGCAAAAAAGTAGCAATAAGCTTTAGGAAATAATTTTGTGGAAAGAACGGTGTCCTCATGTCGTGTCCCTATTACGGATTGGGATATACTTGCTTTTCCCTAAGGAAATGAAGTTTGACTAATAATAATGGTTTGGCTTTATTTTCACAATCATTTAATCTAAAAATGGGAACACAGATAAATTAGGTtggtataaattttttagaaggtTCATCATAGTATATGCTTACATGACATAAGGTTTTAAGAAGCTTTGGTTCAGCTGGCTTATTTGCTTCTCATGCTGCATATGTTTCAAAGCTAGATTTCATTTACCACAGTTAAAATTAGACCACACAACATAATGTGTTCTTAAGAACCTAATAGTTTTTTAGCATGTCACTATCCTCAAGAACCTTTACATTTGCAATTATGTTTCTTTGATTCTCTTATTCAAACCAAAAATGATGCAGAGTTGCTTTTTGAGATAGAAGCCATTGTATATGAACTGGGAAGTGATGATGATAAGCTATAGAATGATGTAAATCGGTTGTGCAAAGAGCAAGTATTGATCCGAGCAAAAGCACCATCTGTTTAAGAGTGTGTGATACAAGAACCAACTCATTAGACTCAAGTGGATAATAAGTTTCTATTAAGGACAAATTGTTCGGAAAAACCCGAGTTCATGTCTTAGCCAGAACACTTTTTTGTCATGTTTTACTTAACTCTCATCAACTAAAAGTCTAAAACATAAAGAAGTTAAAATCACTTACCAAAATTACTCAAAAAAGAAGTCAAAATGAAGAGTCTAGATATCCACTGTCAAATAAACAGTCAACATGGACTGAAGCAGAACCAATGATACTAACAAGAAatgcttaaaaaataaatccaaGCAATACACAAACATATTATGGTCCTATTGATCAACAGAAAGCTGCCTCCGCTTGTATCGGACCATAACTTTTCCTTTCACTCCGACAACCATGGCATTCCAATCAATCTCAGGGAAAGGTGACAGAAGCTCAAGTTCAAAGTTCCTCAGCAAATGAGTCCAAATAGCTTTAATCTGCAGATATGCAAAGGGCTCACCAAGGCATCCGTGTCTACCTCCTCCAAAGGAAATGTACGAGAATGCCCCTGCTGCCTTGTCTTCTTCCCTACCGACAGCATACCTATCAGGATCATACCTATCAGGGTCATTGAAAATGTGAGGTAACCTGT contains:
- the LOC101505175 gene encoding UPF0481 protein At3g47200-like → MGPTNSSVAALSESEYELVKNIIDIEVLEELNLSDCSIYKVPHNLREVEPKAYTPHLISIGPIHLEKKELEPMQQHKKRYFHFFYERVSNQETMKNYKLYLENKEQEIRKCYAEKFPNISKEKFIENVLLDSVFIMELLLRNRSFKSDGTKHEHDYVASKSFRFKHSDDYILTQAWLSKSITRDLILLENQLPFFVLMKLYDTVVPIDNKKTEHESFLDLALEYFAFYDTQKSSSQETKLVLDKNQTKKYFYVSGLLGDVGNSKKKKSLKNSTHHKERFIQGPKHFTDLIRFFYLPSDLGKSGCSHTFPRTVTKLMESGVTFEKVVEKRLLDIKFDKKKFLSSFLCLGCLPSFSCLNHFKARLRIPQLKVDYTTECVLRNLIALEQCEYQEQPYICNYVSLIDSLIHTQVDVDMLVEKEVIVHEMGSDKEVAVLVNGLCKHVVVNSTCYYEIINELNKHYQNIWNRTMAALWLVYFRDAWRASSTLVGIAFLVYTAFNFVRLAKFLFN